In Coffea eugenioides isolate CCC68of chromosome 4, Ceug_1.0, whole genome shotgun sequence, the genomic stretch ACTTGGGGcaacaatttttattttacttttttgcATTTAGTTCATAGTAATCATATTTACCTAGTAAACAATGACAATAAATGTGTTTAATGACAAAGAAAAGTGCAAAAAATCAGCTGGTGACCACCACCAATGCATTAAGACTGGGTGGAGTGGGAGGCAAGGTTTGTGTTTAATGACAAAGAAAAGTGCAAAAAACCAGCTCGTGGCCACCACCAATGCATTAAGATTTGGTGTATTTTGATGACAAGGGttcaaaccttgcctcccaccaattTGCCACAATTAAATGTGGCCTTGTTTAAAAAATCCAAACGGGTGGtggttgacaaaaaaaaaaaaaaagaagacaaagaaaAGTGCAAACAACCCACCAATGGCCTAGAGACATTAGAATATTAATTGATCGTGTAATAAAAAGCTCATTAAAGTAACAAAAATGTTTTTCATTGAGTGGACTACAATACTTTAAAGCACCAGATATTTACTTGTACTAGTTAAAGCATTCAGCTGtgaattttattaattgtctTCTTTTATGGACAGATGTTATCAAATTACTATAGTAGATACGTGCATGTATAGCCTTTTGataatcttttttttaattaatttttgtaaGGAATGGATGGGATTCAAGAAACGATGAGAGGGAAAAAAGGATCTAAGACAGGACGTCTAATCTTCAACCTTAACTACTAAAACAGCTATTAGAAGGTAGCTTGGCCTGTGTTCTAACATCTAAAAACTCCAAAATAATGGTCTTCGCCATAACTTTATATAATTTAGTCACTAGATTTTACCAATGTCCACATGTTGATTTTTCATTTACGAGGCCATTAAATATCACAAATTTGGACAAATGCGAAAGTTGAAACTCCAAAAATCAGCAAACCAGGGCACGTATTCAAGCTAAATATATAGTTGGCAGCAAGAGAACTACGGAACAAGTGTCCCAAtcaatgaaattgttaacaGATTACGGTTTAAGAATTCCAACTTCAATATCGCAGTTGGTGGGAATATTACCTAATTGATTTATTGGTTTAGAGGCTTTAGACCAGTTTGGATCAACCATCCTATCACGAACAATTTAATTGCTAGAAACGAAAGCACGGGATATCAGATTAGCAACTGTGGTGGAGGATATTGTTCAATTTAGACTTTTGTTTCATACGTGCTCATTTTGTCTAGTTCAAAATAATAACTATCATCTAAGCTCCAAGCTTAGTACTCATGCTTTAGGCATTACTTTTGATGAGGAACTTTTGTTTCCTTAGTGGTTAAATGACCGCTTGTATAGTTTCATCGAGCCTTTGCTCGTACTTGTACATCTTTTGAAAAGGAATACAACCATATAtcgttttgaaaaaaaaaaaaaaaaaaagaataacataTGCtttacacatatatatatatagttcgCTTTAagatttcaaatcatttttaCTTTTGTGGTCGTAATAGTATTTGTTTTGAAATTAAACAATTAGCTATGACTTTTGTGCAATATGTCATGTCTATTAATCTAATTCGATCATTTCAAGATTGCGATTTTTGGAtaattaatttattattttcttgtttgattttACATCTAGagatttattattatcataaaaGGTAAAACTTGAGAATCAACCCAAAAATAGTTTAAGTCAAATTCTTCTCTATAATCACTTTGAGTAATCAATTTTTGTACTAAAATCTACAGCAAAACAATAAAAAGTCCATAACCTCAGAATCAACCCAAAAATAATTTAAGTCAAATTCTTCTCTATAATCACTTTGAGTAATCAATTTTTGTACTAAAAATCTACAGCAAAACAATAAAAAGTCCATAAcctcttattttatttttatcataaaaggtAAAACTCAGAATCAACCCAAAAATAGTTTAAGTCAAATTCTTCTCTATAATCACTTTGAGTGATCAATTTTTGTACTAAAATCTACAGCAAAACAATAAAAAGTCTATAACctcttattttattattatcataaaaGGTAAAACTCAGAATCAACCCAAAAATAGTTTAAGTCAAATTCTTCTCTATAATCACTTTGAGTAATCAATTTTTGTACTACAAATCTAcagcaaaacaagaaaaagtcCATAACCTCTTATTTTATTGTCATTGACTACGGGGAGAATTTGCAATATTTGAAGACTTACCAGGTCATACGCTTAACATTTTATAGCAATTTTTTTTATGATGTTCTGTATATATTTTAACTAATTAACATCAAATTTTCTGAAAATCAAATATTATTTCTACACTCAACATATTACATATGGGGTTTCGTCATCTTAAAATACTGATTTATTTTCCCCGAAAGTCATACATTCAACATTGCACAgcaatttttaataaaattttctgTGGGGTTCGTTAATTATACAGTATACAGTAACTAAAGGATCGAATAATGAGGGAATATTAGTTCAATGGTCAAggattttaatttgtttatgagaatttaatatttatatctTTTCTCCTAATTTATGGGAAGGTTGTAAAAACTGGAACATTTTGTTATGCGTGTGTGAGACAGAGAGCGCAATGGTCGTATCGCCGGGTGCTTTGACCATTATTATATGTCAAATTAGAAAAGCAAGTTCTTTAATGGAAATTGCAACTAttggaaatgaaaataatagaTTTAGAACATTAATTATGTAGAACCATTTATCTGCGAGCGATTAAGCTCAAAGTTTCTAAACAATAAGTACCTGAACCATGATATAAAAAGGACTAACTCTATTTTGTACTCTCAAATTTGTATTACTTTTTTCACTTTGTACCTTAACCTTCAATTCTAGACACTTTGCACCTTAACACTAAATTTTGAAACACTTCGCATCCTAAACTCCAAAGTTTATGGCATTTAAGTCCAATTAATGATAATGTTAGTAAAATTAATAGCTTGATGAGGACCTGCAAATTAATGATAATTTGCCAAAAGTGGTCAAAAGGAGCCAAAATATTGCAAATAGAATAAAACGATGCATTATCATTAATTTATattgtcttttattttgttaATATTATTAGTGATTTGGCTCATATAAATCCATGACAACGTGTTGATATTGGTCAAAAATAGCCGAGAGATCATAATAAGAACAAATGATATATTGCCATTAATTTATACCGTCTTTTATCTTGTTAGTTTTGCTAACGTTGCCATCGATTAGACCTAAATAGGACAAACTTGAAAGTTTAAAGGGTCCAAATTGAGAGTTTAGGGCACAAAAtgtttaaaattgaaatttaggaTACAAAGTGAAAAAGTGATACTCAAATTAATCCTTCCATATAACAATATTTGGACATCAAAAGCATATCCATTTTCTTCCTAAAATTAAATGTACGTGTTACATGACCATCATCAGCTATTCTAGCATTGGGGTTCATGGGCTACcaaatgcttttaattctttaaaACATCAACTGGGTTCAACAAAATGAGAATAATTGGTAATgtaaaaatgactttttttaTGTTGCATGCAAGTTACTTCGTGAATAAAAACTTGGAGATACATGTTACCTCATTTCTTTATTAGATGTTATAAACCATATATATTCATGAACCTGTAAAATATAAAGACGTATCGATTAGATGTTATAAACCATATATATTCATGAACCTGTAAAATATAAAGACGTGTCGATTTTAAACGTGTAAAACATTTATACGTGTCAACTTAACATGCCGAATCGTATAGACAGTTTAAACGAGACTACGCTACAAGTAATCGGATTGCTACTCTTTTGACTTGTAACGCTTACTATAGCTTAGCTTCAAGCTAATTAAGTACCTAACTATTTCGCATGGTTTTTGctaactttctttttcctcattttcttATGGTTGTGGTTTGGAACTTGGGGGATGTTTATGTAACATGTTGATTGGTGAATGATCAATATTCAACATGCCTATTTTCCCCTATTCTTTGGCTGATTGATTGCACGAGTGACAAGCAAATCAGCAACTATGGCCCTATCCTCAATTAGTccagggaagaaagaaagatcACAATAATTGAAATATTGTAGTAGGACTCAGATACTGACTGAAATGATGAGCTCTTGTTTGGGTGTGACAGTGAAGGAGGCAAGTATGAATATAAACTATTTGAAGGGCATTGTCATATAGAATTTTAGTGTGGTCCTATGCTGAGAAATTAGCTTAGTACAATAACATAATTACATTAAATTGTTTGGAGATAAGGGGTCCACGGCTGCGTCCTCAGTTCTCCCCACGACAATTTTTTAATTGCACAGAGAAAATGCACTGATTTTTTTACTAATATTGTAGGATGATGTCATACGTCATATTTTTGTGATGCAATCACTAAAAGACAAGATAACTGATTGAATTTTTCAAACGTAGGAAACAATTAGTTAAGACCCCAACTTGGTATCATATATGATATCATTAATTAATCACCAAAAAAAGTAtgaacacaaaaaaaaaattaaaaataaaaattagtatAGTTTTGAGATAATACATATGATATTtctcaaattgaaaatttatacACACATCATAATAATTGTCTTCAAACAAGTATAGTAAAACTATAGGCCTAATTTtcccctaattttttttttctaatgctTCTTCTTCCTAGCATACTTATTACACTtaccccctttttttttatcgctctctctatctctctctctttttttttttcaagaatttcagTACCAAAGACAATCAACAAGGCCTTGTGGCCCAACTGAAGTTGATGGTGGCGCCTGATCAACTGCTGATTTTCTTCCCATCTCAAGATTTGAGACAACTGATGAAATTTCAGTGTTCATATCAGTGCTTATGCCTGTCTCCTGAGAGGCACTAACCCTCTCCTGCTGCTCAGTTTTGAAGCTTTGTTTCAACATATTCTGGCCACAGCTTTCAATCAAAGTCCTCAGAGCTGAGGTATCTTGCATTGGAATTGAGCCTGGAAATTGGTAATTCCCTTGAACAGGACCAAGCTGAGTCCAAGAAAATGCATTCGAGAAAGGCCCTCTTGAGAAAACATCCAGGGGATTGGAAGTAGAAGGTGCAAAAGCAGGATTGCTGAAATAACTCAACAGCATATCTTCCTGCAGGCTCTTGTTCTGGGCAGAAGAAAAGGGGCTGGAGAAGCAGTGCACGTGGCCAGATTCCGGCAAGCTGGTGGGCTTTGATGAAGCTCCATTGTAGGTTGGAGAATCCATCAATGGTGGCAGCAGAGAAGGAGCAAATTCGGTTTCAATAGAATTGGACCTCAGGAGTCCTGATATGTGGATTTTCTTCCCACCAGCAGTTTTCTGGAACACCCTGCAGATTACCCACTCATTCTGCACAATTATCCAACAAAAATCGATCCTTTCTGTTCAGTACAAAATCTTTTAAATAATGGGACAAATATTCAAGCATCTTGAAAaggaagagaggaagaaaaggcAGGGGAAAACAGAGGAAAAAGAAACCAGATTGAAGTTGCTGACCTTTGCTGTTTTGGGCAGATTTTGAAGAGAGAATTTGCCCTCTAATCTGAACTCATGGGTGACCCAATTGGTCTTCTCTCCTTTTGGAGCTCTTCCCTTGTAGAAAACAAGGGTTTTCTTCATTCCAACAAGGGATTTTCCACGGAAAATTTCCTTGTCTTTTCCGGTGGCTTTCCAGTATCCTTTTGCAGTAGCCCTGTTGGTCCTCAACCCCGTAGGATATTTCTTATCCCTCACACCAAAAAAGTACCACTCTTTTTCCCCCATTTTCGCCTTCCCTGCACAAAACATCAACAAATCCATTGGAAAAAGATCTTATCTTTGAAGACAAAGAAAAGCGAAAAAATTGTTCAACTTACAGGGCAAATCCCAAGGTTCAACCTTGTTCATATCCACTTCACCAATGGCTATTGCTGAGAAGCTGTTATCAACAACTTTTCTGGACAAATAATGAGTGATCAGCTCTTCATCAGTGGGATGAAATCGGAAGCCCGGAGGCAGGTCCAGCTGATGATCATCCCCATTAATAAGAGCAGAATAGTTTTCCATCATCCCCTAAACCTGAGTTTTGAACCAAGAAAAGAATATGATTTTCTCTGTTTTCAGCCTCAGATTCTACGCCTAATCCACCAgcaccttgaaatctcaaatGGGTTCTGGCCAAACTGCTTCAACTATTGTTAACTTATATACACAaacaagaagaggaagaaagctACAGGAAAGTCAGAAAGAAGTGAAAAAGATAGAAAAAAGATGAAGAGGAGCCATGAAACAGACCTGAAAGTTTGATAGAAagtgttaagaaaaaaaaaaggcagggTGAAGAGAAGAAGGCAATAAATACTGCTATTTGAGGGGATGGGGATAGAAAGAAACGTGATATCTAAGGAACTGAGGAGGTTGTTTTGGCCCTCTCTTATTTATGCTGCTATAAATCTGTCCTCCtttaaaattttgaccaaatacAGGTCATTTCCACAAAGCCATTGCACCCAATCCCCATGCATGTAATACAACAGTGGTAATAAGAATTTGTCAACAGTTTGGTATTGCGTTCAAATCTTAAATTAAATACAACCTTAATCAAAGAATTTGAACAGTTGAACAGGGGCTTTTTTGTTGATTAGTTCAAGGACCAAAGGCTTGACAAGGTTACTTTCGTGGTTGTTTCAACTGTATACCAGAACTGGCCAATATGCATCCATATATACGTTTTCAAGCACAATTAATTATGCTTTTAACATAACTAATACATTCCATCCATGACTCATATAGAGGGATTAGATGTAAAAAGAATAAACCAGCGTCAGCCACTAGGCACGCTTCTTTTTCTCATCTGAGAACTGGGATTTCATTCTAAACGCTTTTTTTCCCCTAATGGTAAATTTTACTGGGATAaatcttttatacactgacagtatatacattATCACCATTGGATGCATGACAACTCatctgaatttaaatttaaaatcccAAATTTGTTAATGTGTCCTGCATCGAACCGTGAtggtgtatacactgtcagtgtatataagatttactcattttactgacataaaaaaaaataaaaaaagaaaagaaagaaaagcatggTGAAGTTAGCTTTCTTTCATATTGAAAAACAGAAATCTTACCATTATTTGAAAACAGCTGTCTGCATGAATACAAAGAAGAATACAGAAAGTTGACATCGGGTACCTAATATTAGTTTAAATCCCATTTGTTTTTAAGTGACAATGACCATTTTAAGCCCAAACTGCTTTTCAATTTGACAAGAGAAAATGAATTAAGAGGCTGAAAGGCTAAATGGTGGCATGGTACTAGCATTCTTGTTCTCTTATCTTGGACACCTGTATCTCAAAAATAGTGTTGTGCAGAGGAAATGTCAATATCTTTGTGATATTCAAGGCCTTTTTATATGATAGTGATCCCAGATATGAATCTGTTTTTAGCTGACCACTTTTCTACTACTGTTGTGATCATTATTAGTAAGTCATCTAAGAATTCTCAAAGTGTATTGTACCGTGATGGAAACTTTCATCTATGTTGATGACAGTCACTCATTGCTGTAAATCTGATAAGATATGTGTGATCTTTATGTATTTATTTGAAAGCAATGTTCTTGTGCAAATTAGGAGTAATGTACATTGCAGATGGCTGCTTTTTATTACAAACCTGTTTCAGCTCTTAACTATTCACCAATATTAATTATGTCAATCTTTTTGGAAGaagcaggaaaaaaaaaagatttttaagTTGTCAAGGATTTTGTAATGATTAATAATTTATGTTGATTGATAAACATACAAGTGGCATGCATTATGAcaacaaaaaaatagaaaataaaaatgaaccgGAGTCAATCAGTACATGTTCTTGATCATGTCAAACTTCTAGATTGCAAGCATGAGCATTTGGAACGTACAAGTCTTCTTGCGTAGAGTACAAGTGCTTTAAAACAGGTATTGATGTAAAGAAGATCATGGAATATGCTGTTAGTGACAGATTAAGCACGCTAGTGATTAGTGGCCAAACTAAAGAAGAGGGCTGGGCAATACATTCCTAACAACAGAACAAAACACCTTAATCAGACTTTCTTACATCCTTTGGATAAGAAAGATTCCTAAATCTTTGACACTAATATGTTGAAGAAGTACCATTATTTAGCCTATGTTGTTGGAACTTGGAACCAACCTTCACAAAAcgcctcttttcttttaatttatttatgtGTAGCTTTGCATAATTGAGTAGATCTAAGTTCCCAATTGAATCATTAAGTAGGCCATGATGAATACACAGTAAAATGAAAGCTACTTCTATTTTATGAGCTTGTGGAATTTTTGACACCTTTAGAAGTTAGGATATGGTTTTTGACTCTTATTAGCAAGTCCAGCTAGAGAGAGAGCAGGCGTGAGAGGTGACTTTTATAATAAAGTAATAGTCCCAACTGTTTTATAAAAAAGGATGGGAAACGATGGTAATCTGTGTAGATTTTGTAATGAGTATTATTATTATGGTCCACGAAGGAAGGGCTTACCCTCATTTGGTATTATCTTCTTGTACTTTCTGTGACAGCACAAGTCTGAAATAAGTGGAGGAATTTGGGGCAGGACGAAGAAATTGtttttaattagttttgttGTACGGAATGaagacttttcttttcttttcttttttggaaatgaaatgaatCAAGACTTGAAATCAGAAGGAATTTGGGGCAGAAGACCACAGGGGTCTCAAATTAAGTGCGTTTTAGAGACTACAATTATGAAATCCGAAGGAATTTGAGGTGGAGACGGGTTGCACGGACGACAGATTCTAATTAACAGTGAACACGAGTTGGCTAAATTAGTAAGAACGGatcatttttttataaaaagtcGTGTGTTTGAATCCCGTTACTAATACGAGAACTATAGTAGCAGGCGATCTATAAAAAGAACCGTTATAAGCAACAATTTATGATCTTCGAAATGTGCTATAATCCGTATTAGTGATATGAGTCGAATCACCCAAACTTTTTCctatgtataaaaaaaaaaagattctaaATAATGGGTGATCACTGATCATTATGGTGACAAGTTGTAATTCATCACAAATAATTTGTACGATTTTGTTTTACATGTGTAGAAAACTGAACTAATCCTAACAAAAAATCCATGTCTTTTGTGTTAATTGAGATTTGGCCTGGTTAGTCAAATTTGACCCCATTAACAACCACCAATGGCTGGCTATGAAAGTGAAGAGACAGTTTTGAGCTATccatttcttatcctttctttttctttagtaATTCATTTTTGTTAAGGCGCTGTTAATTGGAAAAATCATACCATGGTGGATGACTTCAGCAACTAATTGCTCCCCGGGATGCAGCTAATGCTTGTGATAAAGAACTATTATCATAAACAGGAATACAATATTAACTATTATCAAATGCACAGGTGCCATTAGTTAACAAATTCTTAAGTAGAGTTATGGTATTATAGATAAGGGGTGAACAAAGACTATGTCTTGATGGCGGATCAGATTAGTCGGCCATAACCTGATCACTTGATATCATCATATAATGGTGTACAAGCTCTAGTTtgaaaaagagattaaaaaagagagagagagagattagaAAAGGCTGCCTTTGCTTTCTATGTTGTCAGAGACAAAATAAATATTCATTCGTAGGGATCTTCAGAGCCATCTACCCTCCCTTCAGGCCTTAATACTTTAATCATGTTTTAGCCGTGTTTGGATTCTaatttttcatagaaaaatttttatgttttttgttaatacatttttcaatcacctttttatctcacatacatcaaatcgttacagtatatatatatatatatatatatttacaaaaACTCCTAAAATAAGCAATCCAAATATGTATACCACTTGCATAGCATGTAAATAATGCGTATCTACAAAtacttttttttcaatttttttataagTGCGAGGGTTGAGTTGGGTGGTTACAATTGTAATTTAGAGTTAATATCGAACATATAGATTAAATCAAGTATGTCAAAATACTTAGATGTAAATTAGAAAGTATCATTTCACGTCCCCTCCATCATTTCTGAGAACTCTTTAATTTGCATGACTTGGtgaaaaaaaatgtcaaacatACACATTGGGTGCTAACTTCAATGATTAGAAAGGAAAGTAAAAAATCCAATCAAGCTCAATCCAAAGttgaaattaatttttctttattgaTAAAGAAAAGGATTCACATCCATTGACATATGAATAGACTAGAAACACGAAAATAATCCTTCAAGCTTAGACTTTTACTCTCTTCTCTTGGAGCTTCTACTCTTATATTACTTCTAAGCACTAGCCTCATTGGCCAAGCCTCAAATCTAAGGCCAAAAAATGTGTCAATTAGCAATGCCATACCAAACCCTGTGGGCACATTTCTTGCTATTCTATACATCTTTCAGAGAAATCGTGTCAAGAAAGTGAACTTGACAGGATAAATGTATAACATCACTGTAGATCTTCTGAACCG encodes the following:
- the LOC113769490 gene encoding NAC domain-containing protein 100-like, producing MENYSALINGDDHQLDLPPGFRFHPTDEELITHYLSRKVVDNSFSAIAIGEVDMNKVEPWDLPWKAKMGEKEWYFFGVRDKKYPTGLRTNRATAKGYWKATGKDKEIFRGKSLVGMKKTLVFYKGRAPKGEKTNWVTHEFRLEGKFSLQNLPKTAKNEWVICRVFQKTAGGKKIHISGLLRSNSIETEFAPSLLPPLMDSPTYNGASSKPTSLPESGHVHCFSSPFSSAQNKSLQEDMLLSYFSNPAFAPSTSNPLDVFSRGPFSNAFSWTQLGPVQGNYQFPGSIPMQDTSALRTLIESCGQNMLKQSFKTEQQERVSASQETGISTDMNTEISSVVSNLEMGRKSAVDQAPPSTSVGPQGLVDCLWY